In one window of Phycisphaerae bacterium DNA:
- the tsaA gene encoding tRNA (N6-threonylcarbamoyladenosine(37)-N6)-methyltransferase TrmO, whose product MPQDLQADSRSAVATAFTVRPIGYVHSTYSCPEDVPHSHRAWTEDACRIRLLRRHANGLRGLEGYSHVIVLFWVHRAREWKMPRHHHKPPHVKVFATRMPVRPNPIGMSVVELVEFNPERGDLVVRGLDALDATPVLDIKPYIPNFDSRPDARLPRWVAEHLASHFHGGHEHKGATPGNDPGCERHDRNLKARARARKSSI is encoded by the coding sequence ATGCCCCAAGATCTGCAAGCAGACAGCCGGTCCGCAGTGGCCACGGCTTTTACCGTGCGACCCATCGGCTACGTGCATTCAACCTACTCCTGCCCGGAGGATGTCCCTCATTCGCATCGGGCCTGGACGGAGGACGCGTGTCGGATCCGATTGCTTCGCCGGCATGCCAATGGCCTGCGGGGCCTGGAAGGTTACTCCCACGTCATTGTGCTGTTCTGGGTCCACCGTGCCAGGGAATGGAAGATGCCCAGGCATCATCACAAGCCGCCCCATGTGAAGGTGTTTGCCACGCGGATGCCTGTTCGGCCGAATCCTATCGGGATGTCCGTGGTGGAACTGGTCGAGTTCAACCCGGAGCGCGGCGACCTTGTCGTGCGGGGGCTGGATGCGCTGGACGCCACGCCAGTGCTGGACATCAAACCCTACATTCCCAACTTCGACAGTCGGCCGGACGCCCGGTTACCGCGCTGGGTTGCCGAGCATTTGGCGAGCCACTTCCACGGAGGGCACGAACACAAAGGGGCGACACCAGGAAACGACCCGGGCTGCGAGCGACATGACCGAAACCTCAAGGCTCGCGCAAGGGCGCGGAAGTCAAGCATTTGA
- a CDS encoding DUF1559 domain-containing protein, producing MGLIMRCRWLQSAGRALLLPARSGAEGLDQLGHAGVTLLELLVVVSITGIMVGLLLPCLGGAKEVARRTVCATNLRSLGQGLHLYALNHDGRFPVEELCGNPQGSLVDSLYPLHVPARGVFYCPSADQIEPYAQSHEYGGPGGDSVVNTDENWQRRWITYKYFSITRRDPRMPLPLRASEYPHLLRSDSTAQRWLMSDWVRQDVPVFPHRQKGGWGGGRNVLFVDGSVQFVNHRTPGAFGDKR from the coding sequence ATGGGGCTGATTATGAGGTGCCGCTGGCTACAATCCGCTGGTCGTGCATTGCTCCTGCCTGCCCGCTCGGGGGCCGAAGGTCTCGACCAACTGGGGCATGCGGGCGTGACCCTGTTGGAGCTGCTGGTCGTGGTCAGCATCACCGGCATCATGGTTGGGCTCCTGCTGCCCTGCCTAGGGGGGGCCAAAGAGGTAGCCAGGAGGACGGTCTGCGCAACTAACCTGCGCAGCCTCGGCCAGGGATTGCACCTCTACGCCCTGAACCACGACGGACGGTTCCCCGTAGAGGAACTCTGCGGCAACCCGCAGGGGTCGCTGGTGGATAGCCTGTACCCGCTCCATGTACCCGCCCGCGGTGTCTTCTACTGCCCCAGCGCGGACCAGATCGAACCGTACGCGCAGAGCCACGAGTATGGCGGCCCGGGCGGTGACTCCGTGGTGAATACGGACGAGAATTGGCAGCGCCGCTGGATCACCTACAAGTACTTCTCGATAACACGGCGCGATCCGCGCATGCCCTTGCCTTTGCGGGCGTCGGAATACCCACACCTCTTGCGCAGCGACTCTACAGCCCAGCGGTGGCTGATGAGCGACTGGGTGAGGCAGGACGTGCCCGTGTTCCCGCACCGGCAGAAGGGCGGCTGGGGCGGCGGACGGAACGTGCTTTTCGTGGACGGAAGCGTTCAGTTTGTGAACCACAGGACACCGGGGGCATTTGGAGACAAAAGGTGA